Proteins co-encoded in one Garra rufa chromosome 7, GarRuf1.0, whole genome shotgun sequence genomic window:
- the LOC141338682 gene encoding GTPase IMAP family member 8-like — MRIRGEVEGRHITVILTHLLQTHLSHHQITQGVRECVHLSAPGPHVFVLVLQYKDFREDNRHRVKYVLSLFSYQAMKHTIVLTTDEEPRRFMWYSWNNAINDLIKECGGGHLRFDTINQGWRSELIRRTEGIFLTCNVFEDEGGSSVDGDLSRSGGSVRGDEKEKKSDLKESTASDGGVTAGKSKLNIVLCGNNSTLKSSVSSKVCQSKGMIHGRQISVIELPALTQLSEEEVMLQTHRCVSLCDPGVHVFILVTPVRPLTTEDEAELEKIKEIFYSQEHFMVLFTTELTVDKNVSDLVLSSESQNIVSLYGSRYSVMGLKDQGNSEQISKILDVIESMKTEPYSLQMYLRALEKRVRHELEETLRVKDDEIKELQQKIKTLDPEGVKLNLVVCGSNRELKSFISNLILKQSERRSELSSECVRRDVELDGRLISLVELPALFNTQLSEEEVMRQTHRCVSLCHPGVHVFILIIPDAPLNNEDRAEIEEIQRIFSSRINKHIMILIKQNSEHQTAELNEETQSVIQRFGGRHQFIDLNTQVSVLMEKLEQMVEENSGDCFSTETLMEAQMEKLKEFEEMKRRIHSLETWFQSQDSREDDLRIVLLGKTGAGKSSSGNTILGREVFIADISQTSVTKECQKETDEINGRHITVIDTPGLFDTDLTNEEIKREITNCISMILPGPHVFLLMIPVGRFIQEEIKSVKIIQEMFGENSLKYTIVLFTRGDDLKNKTIEQFLVEPGSHLNQLIYECGNRYHVFNNKETEDRTQVTDLLQKIDNMVKANGGSYYSCKMFIEMEREKQMKILKEKVE; from the exons ATGAGAATCAGGGGAGAGGTGGAGGGGAGACACATCACAGTCATCCTCACTCACCTGCTCCAGACACATCTCTCACATCATCAGATCACACAAGGAGTGAGAgagtgtgtgcatctgtctgctCCAGGACCTCATGTGTTTGTACTCGTACTGCAGTATAAGGACTTCAGAGAGGACAACAGACACAGAGTGAAATATGTGCTCAGCCTCTTCAGTTACCAGGCCATGAAACACACTATAGTGCTGACTACTGATGAAGAGCCACGCAGATTCATGTGGTATTCCTGGAATAATGCTATTAATGATTTAATAAAAGAGTGTGGAGGAGGACATCTTCGGTTTGATACAATAAACCAAGGATGGCGATCTGAGTTGATCAGAAGGACAGAGGGGATATTTCTAACCTGTAACGTGTTTGAGGATGAAGGTGGATCATCAGTGGATGGAGATCTGAGCAGATCTGGAGGTTCAGTCAGAGGAGATGAGAAAGAGAAGAAATCTGATCTCAAGGAGAGCACAGCAAGTGATGGAGGAG TGACTGCTGGAAAATCAAAGCTGAACATTGTGCTGTGTGGAAATAATTCAACACTCAAGAGTTCAGTGAGTAGTAAAGTGTGTCAGAGCAAGGGAATGATTCATGGACGGCAGATCAGTGTAATAGAGCTTCCAGCTCTCACTCAGCTCTCAGAGGAGGAAGTGATGCTTCAGACTCACCGCTGTGTGTCTCTCTGTGATCCTGGAGTTCATGTTTTCATCCTCGTTACTCCTGTAAGACCACTTACTACTGAAGACGAAGCAGAACTGGAGAAGattaaagaaatattttactcACAAGAGCACTTCATGGTGCTTTTCACTACTGAACTCACTGTTGACAAAAATGTGTCAGATTTGGTTTTATCCTCAGAATCTCAGAACATTGTGAGTCTCTATGGGAGTCGGTACAGTGTGATGGGGTTAAAGGACCAGGGAAACTCTGAACAGATCTCAAAGATTCTAGATGTTATAGAGAGCATGAAGACTGAACCCTATTCTCTCCAGATGTATTTGAGAGCTCTAGAGAAGAGAGTCAGACATGAACTAGAGGAGACACTGAGAGTGAAAGATGATGAAATCAAAGAGTTACAGCAGAAGATCAAGACACTGG ATCCAGAGGGTGTGAAGCTGAATCTGGTTGTGTGTGGGAGTAACAGAGAATTAAAATCCTTCATCTCAAACCTGATCCTGAAGCAGAGCGAGAGAAGATCAGAGCTGAGCTCAGAGTGTGTGAGGAGAGACGTGGAGCTTGATGGACGTCTGATCAGTCTGGTGGAGCTTCCTGCTCTGTTCAACACTCAGCTCTCAGAGGAGGAAGTGATGCGTCAGACTCACCGCTGTGTGTCTCTCTGTCATCCTGGAGTTCATGTTTTCATCCTCATCATTCCTGATGCTCCACTTAATAATGAAGACAGAGCAGAAATAGAGGAGATCCAGAGGATATTCAGCTCAAGAATCAACAAACACATCATGATCCTCATAAAGCAGAATTCAGAGCATCAGACAGCAGAACTAAATGAAGAAACACAGTCTGTCATTCAGAGATTTGGAGGACGACATCAGTTCATTGACCTGAACACACAAGTGTCTGTGTTGATGGAGAAACTGGAGCAGATGGTGGAGGAAAATAGTGGTGATTGTTTCTCCACAGAGACATTGATGGAGGCACAGATGGAGAAACTAAAGGAATTTGAAGAGATGAAGAGGAGAATCCATTCATTAGAGACATGGTTTCAGTCACAAG atTCAAGAGAAGATGATCTGAGGATTGTGCTGCTGGGAAAAACTGGAGCTGGGAAGAGTTCAAGTGGAAACACCATCTTAGGAAGAGAAGTGTTTATAGCCGACATTTCTCAAACATCTGTTACTAAAGAGTGTCAGAAAGAGACAGATGAAATCAACGGCAGACACATTACTGTGATCGACACTCCAGGACTGTTTGATACTGATCTGACTAATGAGGAGATCAAGAGAGAAATCACTAACTGCATCTCCATGATCCTGCCTGGACCACATGTGTTTCTCTTAATGATTCCAGTGGGACGATTCATTCAAGAAGAAATAAAATCAGTGAAGATCATCCAAGAGATGTTTGGAGAAAACTCTTTAAAGTACACCATAGTGCTCTTCACCAGAGGAGATGATCTGAAGAACAAAACCATTGAACAGTTTCTGGTAGAACCTGGATCTCATTTAAATCAGCTGATTTACGAGTGTGGAAACAGATACCATGTGTTCAATAATAAAGAGACTGAAGACCGAACACAGGTGACTGATCTACTGCAGAAGATAGACAACATGGTGAAAGCAAACGGAGGGAGTTACTACTCATGTAAGATGTTCatagagatggagagagagaaacagatgaAGATACTGAAGGAGAAAGTTGAGTAA